One stretch of Caldinitratiruptor microaerophilus DNA includes these proteins:
- a CDS encoding response regulator gives MRILIVDDHAVLRSGLRLLLHGKDGLEVVGEAGEAAEALALARRLRPELVLLDLSLPGLSGLDLLQRLRAEMPWLKVLVLTMHDDPEYLRRALEAGAAGYVIKRAADAELLAAIRAIRRGETYVYPTLAAQLVTRPPEGAAPPASPPLSQREMEVMKLLVLGHTNAEIADQLGVSVKTVETHRARLMEKLGLRTRAELVRYALSHHVV, from the coding sequence ATGCGCATCCTCATCGTGGACGACCACGCGGTCCTCCGGTCGGGCCTCCGCCTCCTGTTGCACGGCAAGGACGGTCTGGAGGTCGTGGGGGAGGCGGGGGAGGCCGCGGAGGCCCTCGCTCTCGCCCGGCGGCTGCGGCCCGAGCTGGTCCTCCTGGACCTGAGCCTCCCCGGACTGAGCGGGCTGGACCTCCTTCAGCGCCTGCGCGCCGAGATGCCCTGGCTCAAGGTCCTGGTCCTGACCATGCACGACGACCCCGAGTACCTGCGCCGTGCCCTGGAGGCCGGCGCGGCGGGGTACGTGATCAAGCGCGCGGCGGACGCGGAACTGCTGGCGGCCATCCGCGCGATCCGCAGGGGCGAGACGTACGTGTATCCGACCCTCGCGGCCCAGCTGGTCACCCGGCCCCCGGAGGGCGCTGCCCCGCCTGCTTCCCCTCCTCTCAGCCAGCGCGAGATGGAAGTGATGAAGCTTCTCGTCCTGGGCCACACGAACGCCGAGATCGCCGACCAGCTGGGGGTGAGCGTGAAGACCGTCGAGACCCACCGGGCCCGGCTGATGGAGAAGCTGGGGCTGCGGACCCGGGCCGAACTCGTCCGCTACGCGCTGTCCCACCACGTGGTCTGA